In Microplitis mediator isolate UGA2020A chromosome 2, iyMicMedi2.1, whole genome shotgun sequence, a single window of DNA contains:
- the LOC130663647 gene encoding latrophilin Cirl-like isoform X5: protein MECGKGRRRGLLGSFILVWFFISDCIVVARAKERYNVYDTAYECEGKTLRIECGEGELIHLIRANYGRFSITICNEHGNTDWSVNCMSQKSFRVLYSKCNEKQNCSITASTSHFGDPCPSTLKYLEAHYQCRSAATTTTTSRPSPPWLITTQPSVWTTGSPSVRPPSRTTSFPAQLPAITTLGPSITTPSSPASTSRAVVVDETEDIERNDSNPPSKDNVSPLAPVVPETTESSTEHHFVSWKTSRRPIVSTSVPYTEHNSNGKWHEYNRQVCPPTAARHLIWNATRAGDIAVQSCPGGANGLARWRCVATEDSATWYRESPDLSECRSLWLTTLESRVIEGDTILGISSELALVTDNSRILYGGDMMITTKIIKNMAEKMAQNIRNYQDLAQREVSVTELLQSVIRTGSNLLDKTQMASWKDLSHQEQMRVATSLLIGLEENAFLLADTLNHQKTIVQEGKNILMEVRVLEIRNIVAGSEIFPPESLQERWTTSNNHVELTRQSLLENSSEDGIVRLVFMAFDRLEEILQPQIEESFVSLNDEARPPRNISNRILNSKVISASLGKGRHIQLSEPVRIYFEHLTVENVTNPTCVFWDYIMSAWSEEGCRTTRSNETHTVCECTHLTNFAVLMDVHAVKLDMAHQVALQIITYIGCIISVVCLVLTIMTFQLFRGLKSDRTTIHKNLCVCLLIAEVLFVCGIGQTDQRIVCGVVAGLLHFFFLCAFAWMFLEGFQLYVMLIEVFEAEKSRLRWYYLIAYGGPLLVVAISCIIDPLSYGTDRYCWLRADNYFIFSFVGPVILVILANLVFLSMAIYMMCRHANTTVSMKSKEHSRLASASGKEENALPNKLQAHLAWLRGAIVLVFLLGLTWTFGLLYLNQESVIMAYIFTVLNSLQGMFIFVFHCIQNEKVRKEYRKFIRRHSWLPKCLRCSKTVTGSSGGGSSGTSVGAAGVNGGKDFSSHNTSSNPSAPTTDSSGLSPHAASNVGTANNHPNNNNNNLLTATSPNNNTNLSINVNLNNLSVRSPNGAHQMHMMAPSNHNRHPGQQVLDVRARLAKQR from the exons AACGTTATAATGTCTATGATACGGCGTATGAATGTGAGGGTAAAACATTGAGGATAGAATGCGGAGAGGGCGAATTGATACATCTGATAAGAGCAAACTATGGAAGGTTTTCGATAACAATATGCAATGAACACGGGAATACAGATTGGAGCGTCAACTGCATGTCTCAGAAATCATTCCGCGTTCTCTATAGCAA GTGcaatgaaaaacaaaactgCAGTATCACAGCTTCTACTTCGCATTTTGGTGACCCTTGTCCAAGTACACTAAAATATCTTGAAGCGCATTATCAGTGTCGATCTG CTGCAACGACAACAACGACATCAAGACCAAGTCCACCGTGGTTGATAACCACTCAGCCAAGTGTATGGACTACGGGCAGTCCCAGCGTGAGACCGCCATCCAGGACAACGAGTTTCCCAGCTCAACTGCCGGCAATAACCACCCTCGGTCCGTCCATAACAACCCCATCTAG tCCGGCGAGTACGTCTCGAGCAGTCGTTGTAGATGAAACAGAGGACATTGAACGCAATGATTCGAATCCACCTTCAAAGGATAATGTTAGTCCCTTGGCTCCCGTTGTTCCAGAAACGACTGAGTCATCAACGGAACATCATTTCGTATCATGGAAAACCAGCCGTCGACCTAttg tttcgACGAGTGTTCCGTACACCGAGCACAATTCAAACGGGAAATGGCACGAGTACAACCGACAAGTTTGCCCGCCAACGGCAGCACGACATCTCATCTGGAATGCGACACGAGCCGGTGACATTGCAGTACAAAGCTGTCCCGGTGGAGCTAACGGTTTAGCGAGGTGGAGATGCGTTGCTACTGAGGATTCGGCCACCTGGTACCGCGAGTCCCCAGATCTCAGCGAGTGTCGGTCTCTGTGGCTCACTACCTTGGAGAGCCGCGTCATCGAGGGCGATACTATCTTGGGAATAAGCAGCGAGTTGGCTCTCGTAACCGACAACAGCAGAATATTGTACGGTGGTGATATGATGATAAccactaaaataattaaaaatatggcgGAAAAAATGGCACAGAATATTAGAAATTATCAGGATCTGGCGCAGAGAGAAGTCAGCGTAACAGAGCTGCTACAAAGTGTCATCCGAACTGGAAGTAATTTGCTTGATAAAACACAAATGGCGTCTTGGAAAGACTTGAGTCATCAAGAACAAATGAGGGTCGCCACATCATTGCTAATCGGGCTCGAAGAAAACGCTTTTCTACTTGCGGATACTCTCAATCATCAGAAAACTATCGTACAAgaaggaaaaaatatat TAATGGAAGTACGTGTACTAGAAATCCGTAATATCGTCGCCGGATCCGAAATATTCCCACCGGAATCACTGCAAGAGAGATGGACGACATCAAACAATCACGTTGAACTCACAAGACAATCGTTGCTGGAGAACAGCAGCGAAGATGGTATCGTTCGACTAGTTTTCATGGCATTCGACCGTCTCGAGGAGATACTCCAGCCGCAAATCGAAGAGTCATTCGTAAGTTTAAACGACGAAGCGAGACCACCGCGTAATATCAGCAACAGAATACTCAACAGCAAAGTTATCTCGGCATCTCTGGGAAAAGGTCGGCACATACAGCTATCCGAGCCCGttcgtatatattttgagcACCTTACCGTTGAAAACGTAACTAATCCCACTTGTGTATTCTGGGATTACATAATGAG CGCGTGGTCAGAGGAAGGCTGCCGTACGACGCGGAGCAATGAGACCCACACTGTTTGCGAGTGTACTCACCTCACAAACTTTGCGGTCCTGATGGACGTCCACGCAGTTAAACTGGACATGGCCCATCAAGTCGCACTGCAAATCATCACTTATATCGGGTGCATCATCTCTGTTGTCTGTCTCGTTCTCACTATCATGACATTTCAACTCTTTCGCGGACTCAAG TCGGACCGGACAACCATTCATAAGAATCTTTGTGTCTGTCTACTTATCGCAGAAGTATTATTTGTTTGCGGGATCGGACAAACCGACCAAAGAATCGTTTGCGGAGTTGTCGCTGGTCTTCTTCACTTCTTCTTTCTTTGTGCATTCGCCTGGATGTTCCTCGAAG GTTTTCAATTGTATGTTATGCTGATAGAAGTGTTTGAAGCTGAAAAATCGCGCCTACGTTGGTACTATTTAATAGCATACGGCGGTCCGTTGCTGGTTGTTGCAATTTCTTGCATAATAGATCCACTAAGTTATGGCACTGATCGATACTGCTGGCTGAGGGCAGACAACTATTTCATCTTTAGCTTCGTGGGACCCGTCATACTTGTAATACTG GCAAACTTGGTCTTTCTGTCGATGGCGATATATATGATGTGTCGACACGCAAACACCACGGTATCTATGAAAAGCAAAGAACACTCACGGCTCGCGAGTGCTAG TGGAAAGGAAGAGAATGCTCTTCCCAACAAATTGCAAGCGCACTT GGCATGGCTACGAGGTGCCATCGTATTAGTATTCTTACTAGGATTAACATGGACCTTTGGACTGCTCTATTTAAATCAAGAATCCGTGATAATGGCGTACATATTCACTGTACTAAACAGTCTGCAAGGAATGTTTATATTTGTCTTTCATTGCATTCAAAATGAAAAG GTACGTAAGGAGTACAGAAAATTCATAAGAAGGCACTCGTGGCTACCAAAATGTCTGCGTTGCTCAAAGACAGTAACAGGAAGTTCCGGAGGGGGTTCATCAGGTACAAGTGTGGGTGCTGCGGGAGTTAACGGCGGGAAAGACTTTTCATCGCACAACACATCGTCGAATCCATCAGCCCCGACAACAGATAGCTCCGGATTATCGCCGCATGCGGCATCAAATGTGGGTACAGCAAACAATCACccaaacaacaacaacaacaatctACTGACAGCAACGTCACCAAACAACAATACGAATCTTTCGATAAATGTGAACCTGAACAATTTATCAGTGAGATCGCCAAACGGGGCACACCAGATGCACATGATGGCACCTAGCAACCACAATAGGCATCCTGGCCAGCAAG TACTTGATGTCCGGGCGAGGCTGGCCAAACAACGATAG